A single window of Archangium gephyra DNA harbors:
- a CDS encoding amidohydrolase family protein — protein MVRHATVMPASGPAIEDGAVAFADGKLLAVGRNAEVATPPGAEEVDGTGLYVTPGIIDAHSHLGVYASPETTATSDGNEATAPVTAEVSAEHSFWPQDPSLRRAVAGGITSMLVLPGSANLIGGRAFPVKLHFGRSAAEMRFPGAKDGLKMACGENPRRAYGAAQRRAPATRMGNVAGYRQAFARAREYQERWEAWEKKRAKKAEEAGPAPLRDLQLETLVEVMRGNILVQNHCYRADEMAVMLQVAEEFGYTIRAFHHALEAYKLRDRLADKGVAVATWADWWGFKMEAWDGIPENAGLVSQAGGRTVIHSDSALGIQRLNQEAGKALWRARESGIPLTEEEALRWVTLHAAWVMGVEERTGSLEPGKMADVVLWKNHPLSVYARAQRVWADGVVTFDADSGAVEASDFELGERAGASAKLVARPAAAPALKDAGLEARCEPSKEDGCARPLEVKDGACTAFQDVAVLSRGTWQAHASVLVENGKVTRVQAGAPGAVPAGCRVVDGKGRVLTPGLVDPLTSLGVVELGLEDTTVDDTLRGEAAKEPIRAALRAVDSLNPAAETFPVARLGGVTAAGVVPAGGLVSGQSAWVGTDGTVRRAPLALHLHLGITGRNAVSGPRALVLERLRELLSDAREYNKRKGDFEQNRMRTLAASRLDLEALQPALTGALPVVVTANRVSDIRAALALGREFGLKVLIAGGREAWMVAPELAAAKVPVIMQPTQNLPSSFDGLNSRMDSAALLSGAGVKVLISTLGEPHMVRTLAQEAGNAVAWGLPYEEAVRAITSNVTEAFGLEGGQVAPGQVADLVLWNGEPLEVSSRPVGMWLGGRQVPLTSRQQALYEKYRTLLK, from the coding sequence GTGGTGCGTCATGCGACGGTGATGCCCGCCTCGGGGCCGGCCATCGAGGACGGGGCGGTGGCCTTCGCGGACGGGAAGCTGCTGGCCGTGGGGCGCAACGCGGAGGTGGCCACCCCGCCGGGCGCCGAGGAGGTGGATGGAACAGGCCTGTATGTGACGCCCGGCATCATTGACGCGCACAGCCACCTGGGCGTGTACGCCTCGCCGGAGACCACCGCCACCAGTGACGGCAACGAGGCCACGGCGCCGGTGACGGCCGAGGTATCCGCCGAGCACTCCTTCTGGCCGCAGGATCCATCCCTGCGCCGGGCGGTGGCGGGCGGCATCACCTCGATGCTGGTGCTGCCGGGCAGCGCCAACCTGATAGGCGGGCGGGCCTTCCCGGTGAAGCTGCACTTCGGGCGCTCGGCGGCGGAGATGCGTTTTCCGGGGGCGAAGGACGGGCTGAAGATGGCGTGCGGGGAGAATCCACGGCGGGCCTACGGGGCCGCCCAGCGCCGCGCACCGGCCACGCGCATGGGCAACGTGGCGGGCTACCGGCAGGCCTTCGCCCGGGCGCGCGAGTACCAGGAGCGCTGGGAGGCCTGGGAGAAGAAGCGCGCGAAGAAGGCCGAGGAGGCCGGCCCCGCCCCGCTGAGGGACTTGCAGCTGGAGACGCTGGTGGAGGTGATGCGCGGCAACATCCTCGTGCAGAACCACTGCTACCGCGCGGACGAGATGGCGGTGATGCTGCAGGTGGCCGAGGAGTTCGGCTACACCATCCGCGCCTTCCACCACGCGCTGGAGGCCTACAAGCTGAGAGACAGGCTGGCGGACAAGGGCGTGGCGGTGGCGACGTGGGCGGACTGGTGGGGCTTCAAGATGGAGGCCTGGGACGGGATACCGGAGAACGCGGGCCTGGTGTCGCAGGCGGGCGGGCGCACCGTCATCCACTCGGACTCGGCGCTGGGGATTCAGCGGCTCAACCAGGAGGCGGGCAAGGCCCTGTGGCGGGCGCGGGAGTCCGGCATCCCGCTGACGGAGGAGGAGGCGCTGCGCTGGGTGACGCTGCACGCCGCGTGGGTGATGGGGGTGGAGGAGCGGACGGGCTCGCTGGAGCCGGGGAAGATGGCGGACGTGGTGCTGTGGAAGAACCACCCGCTGTCCGTCTACGCGCGTGCGCAGCGGGTGTGGGCGGACGGCGTCGTGACGTTCGATGCGGACAGCGGCGCGGTGGAGGCGAGCGACTTCGAGCTGGGCGAGCGGGCCGGGGCCTCGGCGAAGCTGGTGGCGCGGCCCGCGGCGGCTCCGGCGCTGAAGGACGCGGGGCTGGAGGCGCGCTGCGAGCCCTCGAAGGAGGACGGGTGCGCGCGGCCGCTGGAGGTGAAGGACGGCGCGTGCACCGCGTTCCAGGACGTGGCCGTGCTCTCGCGGGGGACGTGGCAGGCCCACGCCTCGGTGCTGGTGGAGAACGGGAAGGTGACGCGGGTGCAGGCGGGAGCGCCGGGCGCGGTGCCCGCGGGGTGCCGCGTGGTGGACGGCAAGGGCCGGGTGCTGACGCCGGGCCTGGTGGATCCCCTCACCAGCCTGGGCGTGGTGGAGCTGGGGCTGGAGGACACCACGGTGGATGACACCCTGCGGGGTGAGGCGGCGAAGGAGCCCATCCGCGCCGCGCTGCGCGCCGTGGACAGCCTCAACCCCGCGGCGGAGACGTTCCCGGTGGCGAGGCTGGGGGGCGTGACGGCGGCGGGCGTGGTGCCAGCGGGCGGACTGGTGTCGGGGCAGAGCGCGTGGGTGGGCACGGACGGCACGGTGCGCCGCGCGCCGCTGGCGCTGCACCTGCACCTGGGAATCACGGGCCGCAACGCGGTGTCCGGCCCCCGGGCGCTGGTGCTGGAGCGCCTGCGGGAGCTGCTGTCGGACGCGCGCGAGTACAACAAGCGAAAGGGGGACTTCGAGCAGAACCGCATGCGCACGCTGGCGGCGAGCCGGTTGGACCTGGAGGCGCTGCAGCCGGCGCTGACGGGAGCGCTGCCGGTGGTGGTGACGGCCAACCGGGTGTCGGACATCCGGGCGGCGCTGGCGCTCGGGCGCGAGTTCGGGCTGAAGGTGCTGATCGCCGGAGGCCGCGAGGCGTGGATGGTGGCGCCGGAGCTGGCGGCGGCGAAGGTGCCCGTCATCATGCAGCCCACGCAGAACCTGCCCTCGAGCTTCGACGGGTTGAACAGCCGGATGGACTCGGCGGCGCTGCTGAGTGGGGCGGGGGTGAAGGTGCTCATCTCCACCCTGGGCGAGCCGCACATGGTGCGCACGCTGGCGCAGGAGGCGGGCAACGCGGTGGCGTGGGGCCTGCCGTACGAGGAGGCGGTGCGGGCGATCACCTCCAACGTGACGGAGGCCTTCGGGCTCGAGGGCGGGCAGGTGGCGCCGGGGCAGGTGGCGGACCTGGTGCTGTGGAATGGGGAGCCGCTGGAGGTGAGCAGCCGCCCGGTGGGCATGTGGCTGGGTGGAAGGCAGGTGCCGCTCACCAGCCGTCAGCAGGCGCTGTACGAGAAGTACCGCACGTTGTTGAAGTAG
- a CDS encoding membrane dipeptidase → MKSLSHCGAVLALSLGLVAAQGCSPVQPEPEAPQLGKNQQRVVNGFAELHHHMFAEQAFAGGWFHGSHTGALTRCDGGAPESDHARVRMDLSELLNLCPNSGSVDLRGVPILSDLFGLAGAVGSEFIGKMEGTEGDTGLHLGRREVGTEWPRWDTIAHQQSWEGWLRQAHQGGMSLVVVSLVSNGFLCRALPYQNLERPCDEMADVEVQLQMARDFDARTDWAEIALSPEHARQIIGAGKLAMVLSIETSKLFGTKDWRGELDRFHALGVRSIQPVHQLDNRFGGAALHNAIFQAAQFIENCHIDYDCGVTTGSFTLGFDVARDAAGNCRNTKGLTDEGKALVQAMMSKGMLVDMAHLSEKSTRDAFAIAQANNYYPMYISHGHFREVMNPKLAENEKTTPAWAVQYVRQTGGMFGLRTAHDETRAYTKSGIANNCQGSSRSVAQAYEFGRQGLKVPMAFGADFNGFIQQTRPRFGPHGACSAGFQAEADEQAHQQEVYGPGRLGTDFDEYGLAHVGLLPDLLRDLGRLGADTAGLSNSAETFLQMWERANGPRVGMADPAWDIDTSGIAAYEDKSVREARYPTVCGAAYAPDSKTLNQGCRFDAECISDQCTSVLCSTFDGRCVCNDDGDCGASSYCQDEIPANPGDNDCVPRKGDWASCSRDGQCQSGACGGCADAVGWCYTPRSKTYGQSCKADTECTTDRCSADCYVNPTGSCLCDSDSHCASNQYCGWGTNSGKCQNKKSRGAVCSSDRECLSNNCRWSFTCA, encoded by the coding sequence ATGAAATCCCTGTCTCATTGCGGAGCAGTGCTCGCCCTCTCCCTGGGGCTCGTGGCGGCCCAGGGCTGTAGCCCCGTGCAGCCGGAGCCCGAAGCGCCTCAGCTGGGGAAGAACCAGCAGCGGGTGGTGAATGGCTTCGCGGAGCTGCACCACCACATGTTCGCCGAGCAGGCCTTCGCGGGAGGCTGGTTCCACGGCAGCCACACCGGCGCACTGACGCGCTGCGATGGCGGTGCTCCGGAGAGCGACCATGCCCGCGTGCGCATGGACCTGAGCGAGCTGCTCAACCTGTGCCCCAACTCGGGCAGCGTGGATCTGCGCGGCGTGCCCATCCTCTCGGACCTCTTCGGCCTGGCGGGCGCGGTGGGCTCGGAGTTCATCGGCAAGATGGAGGGAACGGAGGGAGACACGGGCCTGCACCTGGGCCGGCGCGAGGTGGGGACCGAGTGGCCCCGTTGGGACACCATCGCCCACCAGCAGTCCTGGGAGGGCTGGCTGCGGCAGGCGCACCAGGGCGGCATGTCGCTGGTGGTGGTGTCGCTGGTGAGCAACGGCTTCCTGTGCCGGGCGCTGCCGTACCAGAACCTCGAGCGCCCGTGCGACGAGATGGCGGACGTCGAGGTGCAGCTGCAGATGGCCCGTGACTTCGACGCGCGCACGGACTGGGCGGAGATCGCCCTGTCGCCCGAGCATGCCCGGCAGATCATCGGCGCCGGCAAGCTGGCGATGGTGCTCTCCATCGAGACGAGCAAGCTCTTTGGCACCAAGGACTGGCGCGGCGAGCTGGACCGCTTCCACGCGCTGGGGGTGCGCTCCATCCAGCCGGTGCACCAGCTGGACAACCGCTTCGGCGGCGCGGCGCTGCACAACGCCATCTTCCAGGCGGCCCAGTTCATCGAGAACTGCCACATCGACTACGACTGCGGCGTGACGACGGGCTCGTTCACGCTCGGCTTCGACGTGGCCCGGGACGCGGCGGGCAACTGCCGCAACACCAAGGGGCTCACCGACGAGGGCAAGGCGCTGGTGCAGGCGATGATGAGCAAGGGGATGCTCGTGGACATGGCGCACCTGTCCGAGAAGAGCACCCGGGACGCCTTCGCCATCGCCCAGGCGAACAACTACTACCCCATGTACATCTCGCACGGTCACTTCCGCGAGGTGATGAACCCGAAGCTGGCGGAGAACGAGAAGACGACGCCGGCGTGGGCGGTGCAGTACGTGCGGCAGACGGGCGGCATGTTCGGCCTGCGCACGGCGCATGACGAGACGCGCGCGTACACGAAGTCCGGCATCGCCAACAACTGCCAGGGCTCGAGCCGCTCGGTGGCGCAGGCGTACGAGTTCGGCCGTCAGGGGCTGAAGGTGCCCATGGCGTTTGGCGCGGACTTCAACGGCTTCATCCAGCAGACGCGGCCGCGCTTCGGTCCGCACGGGGCGTGCTCGGCCGGCTTCCAGGCCGAGGCGGATGAGCAGGCGCACCAGCAGGAGGTGTACGGGCCGGGGCGGCTGGGCACGGACTTCGACGAGTACGGCCTGGCGCACGTGGGCCTGCTGCCGGACCTGTTGAGGGACCTGGGGCGGCTGGGGGCGGACACGGCGGGGTTGTCGAACTCGGCGGAGACGTTCCTGCAGATGTGGGAGCGGGCGAACGGGCCGCGCGTGGGCATGGCGGATCCGGCCTGGGACATCGACACGAGCGGGATCGCCGCCTACGAGGACAAGTCCGTGCGCGAGGCGCGCTACCCCACGGTGTGTGGCGCGGCGTACGCACCGGACTCGAAGACGCTGAACCAGGGCTGCCGTTTCGACGCGGAGTGCATCAGCGACCAGTGCACCTCGGTGCTGTGCTCGACGTTCGATGGGCGCTGCGTGTGCAACGATGATGGGGACTGCGGCGCCTCGAGCTACTGCCAGGACGAGATTCCGGCCAACCCGGGTGACAACGACTGCGTGCCCAGGAAGGGCGACTGGGCCTCGTGCAGCCGGGATGGGCAGTGCCAGTCCGGGGCGTGCGGCGGCTGCGCGGACGCTGTGGGCTGGTGCTACACGCCGCGGTCCAAGACGTACGGCCAGAGCTGCAAGGCGGATACGGAGTGCACGACGGACCGGTGCAGCGCGGACTGCTACGTCAACCCCACGGGCTCGTGCCTGTGCGACAGCGACTCGCACTGCGCGAGCAACCAGTACTGCGGATGGGGAACGAACTCGGGCAAGTGCCAGAACAAGAAGTCGAGGGGCGCGGTGTGCTCGAGCGACCGGGAGTGCCTCTCCAACAACTGCCGCTGGTCGTTCACCTGCGCCTGA